One genomic segment of Candidatus Paceibacterota bacterium includes these proteins:
- a CDS encoding 6-carboxytetrahydropterin synthase, with amino-acid sequence MLEITKRFTFEAAHRLPWHKGKCQQSYGYSYKLEVSALGELNENDIVLDFDDLTKLVKEVVIDRYDHKDLNDFFPNPSAEVLAQNFLIDLDLAFKIKGFNGVISKIRLWETENCSVLVKNQRYESKSE; translated from the coding sequence ATGCTTGAAATCACAAAACGATTCACCTTTGAAGCCGCGCATAGACTGCCTTGGCATAAAGGAAAATGCCAACAGTCGTACGGGTACAGTTATAAGTTAGAGGTTTCAGCTTTGGGAGAACTCAATGAAAATGACATAGTGCTTGATTTTGACGACCTGACAAAACTTGTTAAGGAAGTAGTCATTGATAGATACGACCATAAGGATTTGAATGACTTTTTTCCTAATCCTTCTGCAGAAGTCTTGGCGCAAAACTTTCTCATTGATTTAGACTTGGCGTTCAAGATAAAAGGATTCAACGGGGTTATCTCAAAGATTCGTCTATGGGAGACGGAGAATTGCTCGGTGCTCGTTAAAAACCAACGATATGAATCTAAAAGTGAATGA
- a CDS encoding 7-carboxy-7-deazaguanine synthase QueE, with amino-acid sequence MNLKVNEIFSTFQGEGTNAGLPCTFLRLAMCNLHCKWCDTWYSWNFGKGDGIEEKWGSKTVRLEDELHELSPAFVAGKLIGVNTKNLVISGGEPMLQQNALIEMFCQVAADGYQFNSSEIETNGTVALDPRLNNRGSN; translated from the coding sequence ATGAATCTAAAAGTGAATGAGATTTTCTCTACCTTCCAAGGCGAAGGAACGAACGCGGGCTTGCCTTGCACGTTCCTACGGCTTGCGATGTGCAATCTTCATTGTAAATGGTGCGATACTTGGTATTCGTGGAACTTTGGAAAAGGAGACGGAATAGAAGAAAAATGGGGTTCAAAAACAGTTAGACTCGAAGATGAGCTGCACGAACTATCTCCCGCTTTTGTTGCGGGAAAACTTATCGGCGTGAATACGAAAAATCTAGTCATTTCAGGCGGTGAGCCGATGTTACAACAGAACGCTTTGATTGAAATGTTTTGCCAAGTAGCGGCAGACGGTTATCAATTCAATTCCTCCGAGATTGAAACGAACGGGACGGTAGCTCTTGACC